The Crocosphaera subtropica ATCC 51142 genome includes a window with the following:
- a CDS encoding DUF6671 family protein: MNKAKSWFKNRVCILATMHKKEKVMASLLEDKIQMKVIVPDNFNTDQFGTFTREIKRLGNQTEAARFKAQKALEITGETLAITSEGSFFPHPSIPFVSCNRELVLLLDTVNEIEIIATELSFDTNHSHTSIQTVEEALSFAKKVGFPDHGLVVMSRADPEKSEKIFKGITNKKELIDTVKITLNSSPENKAHIETDMRAMYNPTRMKVIAKTTETLINKILTTCPNCDVPGFDIVDTKPGLPCQMCHFPTTLIKSEVYQCQKCHHQEIRDYPNDLKYADPMYCNYCNP; encoded by the coding sequence ATGAATAAAGCAAAATCTTGGTTTAAAAATAGAGTTTGTATCTTAGCCACCATGCACAAAAAAGAAAAAGTCATGGCTTCACTTTTAGAAGACAAGATACAGATGAAAGTTATTGTCCCTGATAACTTTAATACCGATCAATTTGGTACATTTACCAGAGAAATAAAGCGTCTAGGAAATCAAACCGAAGCAGCCCGTTTTAAAGCCCAAAAAGCCTTAGAAATTACAGGAGAAACTCTCGCCATTACTAGCGAAGGTAGCTTTTTTCCTCATCCTAGTATTCCTTTTGTTAGTTGTAATAGAGAATTAGTTTTGTTACTAGATACCGTCAATGAAATTGAAATTATAGCCACAGAATTATCTTTTGATACTAATCATTCTCACACCTCTATTCAAACCGTTGAAGAAGCCTTGTCTTTTGCTAAAAAGGTTGGCTTTCCTGATCATGGTTTAGTGGTTATGTCAAGGGCTGATCCCGAAAAAAGCGAGAAAATTTTTAAAGGAATTACTAACAAAAAAGAATTAATTGATACCGTGAAAATAACCCTTAACTCTTCTCCTGAAAATAAAGCTCATATTGAAACAGATATGAGGGCAATGTATAATCCCACTCGCATGAAAGTCATTGCTAAAACCACTGAAACTTTAATTAACAAAATACTTACTACCTGTCCTAATTGTGATGTTCCTGGATTTGATATTGTTGACACTAAACCAGGTTTACCCTGTCAAATGTGTCATTTTCCTACTACTTTAATTAAATCAGAAGTTTATCAATGTCAAAAGTGTCATCACCAGGAAATTAGAGATTATCCTAATGATCTTAAATATGCTGATCCCATGTATTGTAATTATTGTAATCCTTAA
- a CDS encoding MFS transporter, whose protein sequence is MSNFEEKLDNSSLTLEMWLLWILAAGLIALDGFDFFVIGIALPFLKQDFHLTSVETGAVAVAAIAGALLGSLTLGPITDQIGRQKMLVVDLAIFILASAGTALAWNAWSLIIFRFLVGVGIGADYPISVAYITENVPSRLRGRMVIGAFTFQAIGSFLGAMTGIIIITIFEYLYPDSILPAVQYAWRWMLGVGLGFAILVAILRFQFLLESPRYYIAKGDYKAASEAASQLLNETVIITAETEPQLEESDLNYSSLFSAKYWRNTLFASVPWFLQDIATYGIGVFTPSIIAFLAFANETNFLNRELESATSSAVVDLFLILGFILAVLLVDRLGRIPLQIIGFMGMAVGLSILAVAGDPTQTTDPNLLLIFSGFVIFNLLMNMGPNSTTFLISGEVFPTSLRASGAGLAAAIAKSGAVLGTFTLPLLRQSIGVSMLMIMLALCCLLAAVITYFFGIETKGLSLESVNEPHV, encoded by the coding sequence ATGAGCAATTTTGAAGAAAAACTTGACAATTCTTCGTTAACCCTTGAGATGTGGTTACTATGGATATTAGCTGCAGGTTTGATCGCTCTAGATGGGTTTGACTTCTTTGTCATCGGTATTGCCCTACCCTTTCTCAAACAAGATTTTCACTTAACCTCTGTGGAAACTGGCGCAGTTGCCGTGGCTGCGATCGCAGGGGCGTTATTAGGATCTTTAACCCTAGGGCCCATTACAGACCAAATTGGTCGTCAAAAAATGCTGGTGGTGGATCTAGCTATTTTTATTCTAGCTAGTGCTGGAACCGCTTTGGCTTGGAATGCTTGGTCTTTAATTATCTTCCGTTTTCTCGTTGGGGTGGGTATTGGGGCTGATTATCCCATCAGTGTGGCTTATATAACAGAAAATGTGCCTTCTCGTCTGCGAGGACGCATGGTGATTGGTGCGTTTACCTTTCAAGCCATTGGTTCCTTTTTAGGGGCAATGACTGGCATTATAATCATTACGATCTTTGAATACCTTTACCCAGATTCTATTTTACCTGCGGTACAGTATGCTTGGCGTTGGATGTTAGGGGTTGGTCTAGGATTTGCCATACTCGTTGCCATTCTACGGTTTCAATTTTTACTCGAAAGTCCTCGTTATTACATTGCCAAAGGAGACTACAAAGCAGCATCGGAGGCAGCCTCACAACTGTTAAATGAAACGGTGATAATCACAGCAGAAACAGAACCACAGCTAGAAGAGAGTGATTTAAACTATAGCTCGTTATTTTCAGCAAAATATTGGCGCAATACTCTTTTTGCCTCGGTTCCCTGGTTTTTACAAGATATCGCTACCTATGGGATTGGGGTGTTTACCCCTAGTATTATCGCCTTTTTAGCCTTTGCCAATGAAACTAATTTTTTAAACCGTGAACTAGAGTCTGCAACCAGTTCGGCAGTGGTTGATTTATTTTTAATCCTTGGTTTTATTTTAGCGGTTCTCTTAGTTGATCGTTTAGGACGAATTCCCTTACAAATAATCGGATTTATGGGGATGGCCGTCGGTTTATCTATCCTAGCTGTGGCAGGTGATCCGACTCAAACCACTGATCCTAATCTGCTGTTAATCTTCTCAGGATTTGTTATTTTTAATCTGCTGATGAATATGGGGCCCAATTCAACCACATTCTTGATCTCGGGTGAAGTGTTTCCCACCTCCCTGCGTGCTAGTGGTGCCGGGTTAGCAGCAGCGATCGCCAAATCAGGAGCGGTATTAGGGACTTTTACCTTACCCTTACTCAGACAAAGTATCGGTGTGTCAATGCTGATGATAATGTTAGCGTTGTGTTGTCTTTTAGCGGCCGTGATCACTTATTTCTTCGGTATTGAAACCAAAGGACTCTCATTAGAATCTGTCAATGAACCCCATGTCTGA
- a CDS encoding DUF202 domain-containing protein, translating to MNPMSEPETKIPNNNELAMQRTDLAQMRTDLAAERNLLAETRTELARERTRAAQERTLMAWIRTSLSMISFGFGIDRFFSYLNKTSPKTGINTLTEERVLGLSLMSLGIFALAASLVTHWRTLKNIDDKEYKYIPRWSQGFTVGIILLFIALAAFIPLLTVDFNLSEIFTLDSQVIQNLLALNIFLIMLTMGVKIPLADLVSLKNHPRFLGKSLLSVLVIFPLIVVLVLSFFNPGKNIAIAFILLAASPAPPLLTKRTMMSGGNVTFAASLQVILSLLAVIVTPLVVCLFSLIFPENRESINFILVAKQVATVQLLPLSLGLVIRKLSADLGEEIGDLLLNVANTLFLVVLIFSLGISLNLVPSVGWKTIISIALIVTLGLIIGHLLGRVDDNYLNSRSTLATATIARNVGLALYIAIVNSATNAIPGIVAYAVLGAIFALPYNIWVKNKIKLGTN from the coding sequence ATGAACCCCATGTCTGAACCAGAAACCAAGATCCCCAATAATAATGAGCTTGCCATGCAGCGTACTGATCTGGCGCAAATGCGGACAGATTTAGCAGCAGAAAGAAACCTTTTGGCCGAAACTCGCACAGAGTTGGCAAGGGAACGTACTCGGGCCGCACAAGAGAGAACCTTAATGGCCTGGATACGGACATCCTTATCCATGATTAGTTTTGGTTTTGGAATTGACCGTTTTTTTAGCTATTTGAACAAAACCAGCCCCAAAACTGGGATTAATACCCTAACAGAAGAACGGGTTTTAGGCTTAAGTCTCATGAGTTTGGGCATCTTTGCCTTAGCTGCTTCTTTAGTGACCCATTGGCGTACTCTTAAAAATATTGACGATAAAGAATACAAGTATATCCCTCGATGGTCCCAAGGATTTACCGTTGGGATTATTCTGCTATTTATTGCTCTAGCAGCTTTTATTCCTTTATTAACAGTTGATTTTAATTTATCAGAAATTTTCACCCTAGATAGCCAAGTTATTCAAAATTTGCTTGCTTTAAATATATTTCTGATTATGTTGACAATGGGGGTTAAAATCCCATTAGCTGATTTAGTTTCCCTAAAAAACCATCCCCGATTTTTAGGTAAATCGCTACTGTCTGTATTAGTTATTTTTCCACTGATTGTGGTTTTGGTTTTATCATTCTTTAATCCAGGAAAAAATATTGCTATTGCCTTCATTCTTCTCGCAGCTTCCCCGGCACCACCTCTATTAACCAAAAGAACAATGATGTCAGGAGGAAATGTTACTTTTGCAGCTAGTTTACAGGTCATTTTATCTTTATTAGCTGTGATTGTTACTCCTTTGGTAGTATGTTTGTTTTCATTGATTTTCCCTGAAAATCGTGAAAGTATTAATTTTATTTTAGTGGCGAAACAAGTAGCAACTGTTCAATTACTCCCGTTAAGTCTTGGTTTAGTGATTCGCAAGCTTTCGGCTGATTTAGGAGAAGAAATTGGAGATTTATTACTAAATGTAGCGAATACTTTGTTTTTAGTGGTGCTTATTTTTTCCCTTGGTATTAGTCTAAATCTGGTTCCCTCGGTGGGTTGGAAAACGATTATTAGTATTGCTTTAATCGTAACATTGGGTCTAATTATTGGTCATTTATTGGGTAGGGTTGATGATAACTACTTAAATAGTCGATCTACTCTAGCAACAGCGACGATTGCTCGTAATGTTGGATTGGCTTTATATATTGCTATTGTTAATAGTGCAACTAATGCGATTCCTGGTATTGTTGCCTATGCGGTTTTAGGAGCTATTTTTGCTTTACCTTATAATATTTGGGTAAAAAATAAGATAAAACTAGGCACTAATTAG
- a CDS encoding YidH family protein: protein MINNPPNWQTELAKQRNRIAADRTLLAWVRTSMALIGIGFGLERTVSKLYVGVETTSNAPMFLVKLFSLLIIGTGTFAIVMAAFDYQKEMKRLQQPNYYYMPRQSLGIIVSGLLVLIAISIFLTIWRQAIIN, encoded by the coding sequence ATGATTAATAATCCTCCAAATTGGCAAACAGAACTCGCTAAACAACGTAATCGCATTGCAGCCGATCGCACTCTTTTAGCTTGGGTTCGTACCAGTATGGCTTTAATTGGTATTGGTTTTGGATTAGAACGCACTGTGAGTAAACTTTATGTAGGGGTAGAAACGACCTCAAATGCCCCCATGTTTCTCGTTAAACTTTTTAGTTTATTGATTATTGGGACAGGGACTTTTGCTATAGTTATGGCAGCCTTTGATTATCAAAAAGAAATGAAACGGTTACAACAACCCAACTATTATTATATGCCTCGTCAATCTTTGGGTATCATTGTATCCGGACTATTAGTGTTAATTGCTATTAGTATTTTCCTAACCATTTGGAGACAAGCTATTATTAATTAA
- a CDS encoding YidH family protein, whose translation MTPDKITGATNELAKERNRAAAERTMTAWIQNCLTLVGFGFAIDQIFQALQQKFPHKNPSITIESAHSISLILIAIGIGLLIIAMVQHYFEVQSIKRDDYFFYPSHYLNIIVVFAIIAFGFVSLFIIFLGIN comes from the coding sequence ATGACACCTGATAAAATAACCGGAGCAACTAACGAATTAGCAAAAGAACGAAATCGTGCAGCAGCAGAACGAACCATGACTGCATGGATACAAAATTGTTTAACATTAGTTGGATTTGGATTTGCTATTGACCAAATTTTTCAAGCATTACAACAAAAGTTTCCTCATAAAAATCCCTCAATCACTATAGAATCAGCCCATTCTATCAGTTTAATTTTAATTGCTATAGGAATTGGTTTATTGATTATTGCGATGGTTCAACATTACTTTGAGGTACAATCAATTAAACGAGATGACTATTTTTTTTATCCTAGTCACTATCTAAATATTATTGTTGTTTTCGCAATTATTGCCTTTGGTTTTGTCTCTCTATTCATTATATTTCTAGGAATTAATTAA
- a CDS encoding YidH family protein, with translation MTNPNPGTELAKERNRAAQERTLMAWIRTSLTLISFGFGIERIVSILNQSVGEIANPIRLSRILGVSFIALGTFSLLAAAVDYRRQLQRIQRNDLLYQSRKSPTLIVAYILALLGIIAFLGIIIGPLIT, from the coding sequence ATGACAAATCCTAATCCTGGTACAGAACTAGCAAAAGAACGAAATCGCGCAGCACAAGAAAGGACTTTAATGGCGTGGATTCGGACTTCTTTAACCTTAATTAGTTTTGGTTTTGGTATAGAAAGAATTGTTTCTATTCTTAATCAAAGTGTAGGAGAAATTGCAAATCCGATTCGTTTATCTCGAATTTTAGGGGTTTCGTTTATTGCTTTAGGCACTTTTTCTTTATTAGCTGCAGCAGTCGATTATCGTCGTCAACTTCAAAGAATTCAACGCAATGATTTACTTTATCAGTCCAGAAAATCTCCCACACTTATCGTTGCTTATATTCTTGCTTTGTTAGGAATTATTGCTTTTTTGGGGATTATCATTGGTCCGTTGATTACTTAA
- a CDS encoding arylsulfatase yields the protein MFKSIFKAIATIAIALTFVLETTLTPVFAQELIPHPDKPFTGNIGLTFKDSTADKPELKLPANYGIENAPNILLVLIDDVGYGQFGTFGGAVSTPTLDKIAKNGLRYTQFHTTALCSPTRAALLTGRNHHSVGTGVIQEVATGFPGYSGIIPKSAAPFSKILQDYGYATAWFGKNHNVPDWETSMAGPFEHWPNAQGFDYFYGFVGGDTDQYTPSLVENTTRLEAPKTNADGSPYHLTTDLADHAINYIRQVHAISPDKPFFAYLATGATHAPHQVPEKWSDQFKGQFDIGWDKYREETFERQKKLGVIPQDAQLTPRPKELPAWDSLTPKEQKVYARMAEIFAGFTAQTDYEVGRVVQAIDDLGILDNTIVFYIAGDNGSSAEGGLEGLLNENTFFNALPEDLETKLAAVDDLGGPKYFNHFPAAWAWAMDTPFQWTKQVASHFGGTRNAMAVSWPARIKDKGATRYQFSHIIDIAPTILEAIGIQPPVEVNGIGQKPIEGTSLVYTFDDANAKTRHNTQYFEMLGNQGIYHDGWMASALNSIPWDPTPSNKDLLHLDWELYHIDEDFTQAVDLAADMPDKLQEMKDLFYAQAAKYDVLPLDARKTERFRVDLRPSLTEGRTTFSYPDHLRITEGSAPDVKHKNHTITADVIIPDNGTEGVLMTHGGRFGGYGLYIKDGKLVYSYNLADTAHYDVVSTESIPTGKVKLKAVYKTDADEPFAGGNVTLYANNRKIGSGRVEKTLPNRLSIDETFDVGFDTGTPVTEAYETPFDFTGNLDQVTINLDS from the coding sequence ATGTTTAAATCTATTTTCAAAGCGATCGCAACCATCGCCATCGCCTTAACATTTGTCCTAGAAACAACTTTAACACCCGTCTTTGCACAGGAATTAATTCCCCATCCCGATAAACCCTTCACCGGTAATATCGGACTCACTTTTAAAGACTCAACCGCCGATAAACCAGAATTAAAGCTTCCTGCTAACTACGGCATCGAAAACGCCCCTAATATCTTACTGGTTCTCATCGATGATGTCGGATACGGACAGTTTGGAACTTTTGGCGGTGCAGTTTCCACGCCTACCCTAGATAAAATTGCGAAAAACGGCTTACGTTATACTCAATTTCATACTACCGCTTTATGTTCCCCCACTCGCGCAGCCTTACTCACCGGACGCAACCATCATTCTGTGGGGACAGGAGTTATTCAAGAAGTAGCAACGGGTTTCCCTGGATATTCCGGCATTATTCCTAAAAGTGCGGCCCCTTTCTCCAAAATATTACAAGACTATGGTTATGCGACTGCATGGTTTGGCAAGAATCATAATGTTCCTGACTGGGAAACCAGCATGGCAGGTCCCTTTGAACATTGGCCAAACGCCCAAGGATTCGACTATTTTTACGGTTTTGTGGGGGGAGATACGGATCAATATACTCCTTCGTTGGTGGAGAATACAACGCGCTTAGAAGCCCCAAAAACTAACGCTGATGGCTCTCCTTATCACCTTACCACTGACTTAGCAGACCATGCTATTAACTATATTCGTCAAGTTCACGCCATTTCCCCAGATAAACCCTTCTTTGCCTATTTAGCCACCGGTGCAACCCACGCGCCTCACCAAGTCCCCGAAAAATGGAGCGATCAATTCAAGGGACAATTTGACATAGGATGGGATAAATATCGTGAGGAAACCTTTGAAAGACAGAAGAAACTGGGGGTTATTCCTCAAGATGCTCAGTTAACCCCTCGTCCCAAAGAGTTACCCGCTTGGGACTCTCTTACCCCAAAAGAACAAAAGGTTTATGCACGAATGGCGGAGATTTTTGCAGGGTTTACCGCACAAACGGACTACGAAGTGGGTCGAGTGGTGCAAGCGATCGATGATTTAGGTATTCTCGATAATACGATAGTCTTCTACATTGCCGGGGATAATGGGTCTAGTGCAGAGGGAGGGTTAGAAGGATTATTAAATGAAAATACCTTCTTTAACGCCTTACCCGAAGATTTAGAGACAAAACTGGCTGCCGTTGATGACTTAGGCGGCCCTAAATATTTTAACCATTTTCCGGCTGCTTGGGCTTGGGCCATGGATACGCCCTTTCAATGGACCAAACAAGTCGCTTCTCACTTTGGGGGAACTCGTAATGCGATGGCGGTTTCTTGGCCTGCGCGTATTAAAGATAAAGGGGCAACTCGTTATCAGTTTAGTCATATCATCGATATTGCTCCTACCATATTAGAAGCGATCGGTATTCAACCCCCCGTGGAAGTCAACGGTATTGGCCAAAAACCCATCGAAGGAACCAGTTTAGTGTATACCTTTGATGATGCTAACGCCAAAACCCGTCACAATACCCAATACTTTGAAATGTTAGGTAATCAAGGCATTTATCATGATGGTTGGATGGCTAGTGCGTTGAATAGTATTCCTTGGGACCCGACTCCTTCCAATAAAGATTTACTCCATCTTGATTGGGAACTGTACCATATTGATGAAGATTTTACCCAAGCAGTGGATCTTGCTGCAGATATGCCGGATAAGTTGCAAGAGATGAAAGACTTATTCTATGCACAAGCAGCTAAATATGATGTATTGCCGTTAGATGCGCGCAAAACGGAGCGTTTTCGGGTCGATTTACGCCCTAGTTTAACTGAAGGAAGAACGACCTTTAGTTATCCTGATCATTTACGCATTACCGAAGGTTCTGCCCCCGATGTGAAACATAAAAATCATACCATTACAGCCGATGTAATCATTCCTGATAATGGTACAGAAGGGGTATTAATGACTCATGGCGGTCGTTTTGGAGGTTATGGGCTGTATATTAAAGACGGTAAGCTGGTTTATAGTTATAACTTGGCTGATACGGCTCATTACGACGTTGTTTCTACTGAATCTATTCCCACTGGAAAGGTTAAACTTAAAGCCGTTTACAAAACCGATGCAGACGAACCCTTTGCCGGGGGAAATGTTACTCTTTACGCCAATAATCGTAAAATTGGCAGTGGAAGAGTGGAGAAAACTTTGCCTAACCGTCTTTCTATCGATGAAACCTTTGATGTTGGCTTTGATACCGGAACCCCTGTTACAGAAGCGTATGAAACGCCCTTTGATTTTACTGGGAATTTAGATCAAGTTACTATCAATCTTGATAGTTAA